A single region of the Acidithiobacillus acidisediminis genome encodes:
- a CDS encoding MBL fold metallo-hydrolase RNA specificity domain-containing protein: protein MEISFHGAAGGVTGSCHHLQIGARQILVDCGIFQGEGDIGKENAADFGFDPAAIDFLLLTHAHLDHCGRIPLLVNRGFRGEILCTSATRDLARLVMLDSAGLAAEEAKRANRRGARHGEAEQVPLYEMQDVLDAMDHFGRLAQYDKEIELCPGIRVRFGDAGHILGSAWVFIDAEENGKHQRFVFSGDLGNVGKPIIRSPSPAPMADVVVMECTYGDRLHKAMQPSIGELRDAILDTLQRGGNAIIPTFALERAQDLLYFLREMTEAGELPKQLPVFLDSPMAISATEIFRRHPECFNDSTGQILHHGTDPFALPNLHFTRETAESMQINQIHGGAVIMAGSGMASGGRVTHHLKHNLWRADSSVIFVGYAAQGTLARRIIDGAKTVHIFGEEIQVRAKIHTIGGFSAHADHDELLHWYGAEQRPRHTFLVHGEDNGREGIAKILRERDLPYHCPVIGDHYSL, encoded by the coding sequence ATGGAAATATCCTTTCACGGCGCGGCGGGGGGCGTCACGGGTTCCTGCCATCACCTACAAATAGGCGCCCGCCAAATCTTGGTCGATTGCGGTATTTTTCAAGGGGAAGGGGATATCGGCAAGGAAAATGCTGCGGATTTCGGATTCGATCCCGCCGCCATAGACTTCCTGCTCCTCACCCACGCCCACTTGGATCACTGTGGCCGTATCCCCCTTCTCGTCAATCGGGGCTTTCGCGGCGAAATCCTGTGCACTTCCGCCACCCGCGATCTCGCGCGACTGGTCATGCTGGACTCCGCCGGTCTAGCTGCGGAAGAGGCAAAACGCGCCAATCGCCGGGGCGCCCGGCACGGCGAGGCAGAGCAAGTTCCTTTATACGAGATGCAGGATGTCCTCGATGCGATGGATCACTTTGGACGCCTCGCCCAGTACGATAAGGAGATCGAGCTCTGCCCAGGCATCCGGGTCCGCTTTGGCGATGCCGGACACATCCTCGGTTCTGCCTGGGTCTTTATCGATGCGGAAGAAAATGGCAAGCACCAGCGCTTCGTCTTTTCCGGCGATCTTGGCAATGTCGGCAAGCCGATCATCCGTAGCCCCAGCCCCGCGCCGATGGCAGATGTCGTGGTGATGGAGTGCACCTATGGTGATCGACTGCACAAGGCCATGCAGCCCTCCATCGGAGAACTGCGTGACGCCATTCTGGATACGCTACAACGTGGTGGGAATGCCATCATCCCCACTTTCGCCCTGGAACGGGCCCAAGACCTGCTCTATTTCCTGCGCGAGATGACCGAAGCCGGAGAACTTCCCAAACAATTGCCGGTGTTTCTCGACTCCCCCATGGCAATCTCTGCGACGGAGATCTTTCGCCGCCATCCGGAGTGTTTCAACGACAGTACGGGGCAGATTTTGCATCATGGCACGGATCCCTTTGCCCTACCCAATCTCCACTTCACCCGTGAGACCGCAGAATCCATGCAGATCAACCAGATTCATGGGGGAGCGGTGATCATGGCGGGCTCGGGCATGGCCAGTGGCGGGCGCGTCACCCACCATCTCAAGCACAATCTGTGGCGGGCCGACAGCAGTGTCATCTTCGTTGGTTACGCCGCCCAGGGGACCCTGGCGCGACGCATCATCGACGGCGCCAAGACGGTGCATATCTTCGGCGAAGAAATTCAGGTGCGCGCCAAGATCCATACCATTGGTGGCTTTTCCGCCCATGCCGACCACGACGAATTATTGCACTGGTATGGGGCGGAACAACGCCCCAGACACACGTTTTTGGTCCATGGCGAGGACAATGGCCGCGAGGGTATCGCCAAAATCCTGCGCGAGCGCGACTTGCCTTATCACTGCCCGGTCATTGGAGATCATTATTCCCTCTAA
- the glgA gene encoding glycogen synthase GlgA, protein MARVAGGVIFTTIFVVQERNVRVLFLASEMSPYSKTGGLGDVIGALPGQLRALGIETWVLQPYYGKPELQQLQYLGSFTPPYTDRQGELWSLRGEPQTLFLREPGFYERGGIYQDVYGQDWPDNAMRYAYLNRMGVELAQGRISFLPGRMDLLHAHDWQAALAPYLLALEGRIGAPRPATLLSIHNLAYQGRFPPTLLGSLHLPAADFHPEGTELYGSFSFLKAGLVYADALSTVSPRYAQEIQTEAFGMGLTGLLQARSGVLTGILNGIDDRRWNPAADPYLIAHYDAENLGGKARCKSALQSQLGLYPDSDVFLLGVISRLVDQKGTDLILQLLPELLRERIQVVLLGSGEIHYQDEARRLAHAHPGQFAVHIGFDEGLAHRIEAGIDAFLMPSRFEPCGLNQMFSLRYGSPPIVHATGGLTDTVRDVDQDARRGNGFVFAPAELGALRDAVYRALRHFQHRGHWQELQRRGITGDYGWQRAAQEYAALYRQLQPSA, encoded by the coding sequence TTGGCGCGCGTCGCCGGTGGTGTTATTTTTACCACAATTTTTGTGGTCCAGGAGCGCAACGTGCGGGTTCTCTTTCTTGCGTCGGAAATGTCTCCCTACTCGAAGACCGGGGGGCTCGGCGACGTTATCGGTGCTCTTCCGGGACAGTTGCGAGCGCTCGGCATCGAAACCTGGGTCTTGCAGCCCTACTACGGCAAACCGGAACTGCAGCAATTGCAATATCTCGGCAGCTTCACGCCACCCTATACCGACCGTCAGGGTGAGCTGTGGAGTTTGCGGGGTGAGCCGCAGACCCTATTTCTGCGGGAGCCGGGCTTCTATGAGCGGGGCGGCATCTATCAGGATGTTTATGGTCAGGATTGGCCCGACAATGCCATGCGCTATGCCTACCTCAACCGCATGGGCGTCGAGCTGGCACAGGGGCGGATCAGCTTTTTGCCAGGTCGGATGGATCTGCTGCACGCTCACGACTGGCAGGCTGCTCTCGCGCCGTACTTATTGGCACTGGAAGGTCGCATCGGTGCGCCGCGACCAGCAACCTTGCTCAGTATCCACAATTTGGCCTATCAAGGGCGTTTCCCACCCACCCTCCTGGGTTCCTTGCACCTGCCCGCGGCCGACTTCCATCCGGAGGGTACCGAACTCTATGGCAGCTTCTCCTTCCTCAAGGCCGGTCTCGTTTATGCCGATGCGCTGAGCACGGTGAGCCCGCGCTACGCGCAGGAAATTCAGACGGAAGCCTTTGGCATGGGACTCACCGGCCTACTGCAAGCACGTAGTGGCGTATTGACCGGCATTCTCAACGGGATTGATGATCGGCGCTGGAATCCTGCCGCCGATCCCTATCTGATCGCCCACTATGACGCAGAAAATCTTGGCGGTAAGGCGCGCTGCAAAAGTGCATTGCAGAGCCAACTCGGCCTTTATCCAGATTCAGACGTATTTTTGTTGGGGGTAATCAGCCGATTGGTGGATCAGAAAGGTACGGATCTGATCCTGCAACTCCTCCCGGAACTCCTACGGGAACGCATCCAGGTCGTCCTGCTCGGCAGTGGGGAGATACACTATCAAGACGAAGCGAGGCGACTGGCCCATGCACATCCAGGCCAGTTTGCTGTCCACATCGGCTTTGATGAAGGACTGGCGCACCGGATCGAAGCCGGTATCGATGCCTTTCTCATGCCATCGCGTTTTGAGCCCTGCGGCCTCAACCAGATGTTCAGCCTACGCTATGGGAGTCCACCTATTGTGCACGCGACCGGCGGGTTGACCGACACCGTGCGCGACGTTGACCAGGATGCGCGCAGGGGCAATGGCTTCGTCTTTGCACCTGCCGAACTTGGCGCCCTGCGTGATGCTGTATACCGTGCCCTGCGTCATTTTCAGCACCGCGGGCATTGGCAGGAGCTGCAACGTCGCGGTATCACCGGCGACTATGGCTGGCAGCGCGCAGCGCAGGAATATGCGGCCCTTTACAGACAACTCCAGCCGAGCGCATGA
- a CDS encoding 3-deoxy-D-manno-octulosonic acid transferase translates to MEVCERFKEFRERNRCVVYFPNTHNEEEPEAYSTFLALMRVQMGIMILAPDREERFEPVYRDALKYHLQTIRHSRLFTSYVPIKTRVYFVETIAMRDAFYACADFCVPGGTLMGGAVDLESPIRAGCPLLLGPRMPDTAERRGLLEAGAARYAKTSEEMVEQARDWLKDPASAREVAAKAQSWWRAQGRAL, encoded by the coding sequence ATGGAAGTCTGTGAGCGCTTCAAGGAGTTTCGTGAGAGAAATCGTTGTGTCGTGTACTTCCCCAACACGCACAACGAGGAAGAGCCGGAGGCCTACAGTACCTTTCTTGCGCTGATGCGCGTGCAGATGGGGATCATGATCCTCGCTCCCGATCGCGAAGAGCGCTTCGAGCCGGTCTATCGTGACGCCCTCAAATACCATTTGCAGACGATCCGCCACAGTCGTTTGTTCACCAGCTACGTTCCGATCAAGACTCGGGTGTATTTTGTCGAGACGATTGCAATGCGCGATGCATTTTACGCCTGCGCAGATTTTTGTGTTCCCGGAGGTACGTTGATGGGGGGCGCGGTAGATTTAGAAAGCCCCATCCGGGCCGGTTGTCCCCTGCTTCTCGGGCCGAGGATGCCCGATACCGCAGAGCGGCGCGGTCTTTTGGAGGCAGGCGCAGCGCGGTATGCCAAAACCAGTGAAGAGATGGTCGAGCAGGCACGCGATTGGCTCAAGGATCCGGCAAGCGCCCGCGAGGTGGCTGCCAAGGCACAAAGCTGGTGGCGCGCCCAAGGCCGTGCCCTATAG
- a CDS encoding DUF3579 domain-containing protein, with protein sequence MIIIEGVNDQGGKFRPSAWAQMLIEGVGLAHFGSDHKIHYLPMIEPATINGNAAIIMDEALEQLRPEAYKEILHFAKENRLMIHYELGTLAERRAAENAAKREKNDSRRPV encoded by the coding sequence ATGATCATCATCGAGGGAGTCAATGACCAGGGTGGCAAGTTCCGCCCCTCGGCTTGGGCACAGATGCTCATCGAGGGTGTGGGGCTCGCCCACTTTGGCAGTGACCACAAGATCCACTATTTGCCGATGATCGAGCCAGCCACCATCAATGGCAATGCCGCGATCATCATGGATGAGGCCTTGGAGCAGCTCCGTCCAGAGGCATACAAGGAAATTCTCCATTTTGCCAAGGAAAATCGCCTGATGATTCATTACGAGCTGGGCACCTTGGCCGAGCGCCGCGCTGCTGAAAATGCCGCCAAGCGCGAGAAGAACGATTCCCGGCGCCCGGTCTGA
- the galU gene encoding UTP--glucose-1-phosphate uridylyltransferase GalU: MDRVRKAVFPVAGLGTRFLPATKASPKEMLPVVDKPLIQYAVEEAIAAGCDQMIFITGRGKRAIADHFDVSYELEVELEKKGKNALLEQVRAIVPSNVSIIHLRQPYPLGLGHAVSMARPVVGDEPFAVLLADDLMLADQPVLAQMVEQHDRYQAGILGVEEIPYEHSTRYGVVEARAWDEQIYQVSRIVEKPKPEEAPSNLGVVGRYILPARIFHFLENTATGAGGEIQLTDGIAKLLSERQVLAYRFSGQRFDCGDKLGYLQATVNFALCHPEIGTAFAQYLSSYGKGPDGED, encoded by the coding sequence ATGGATCGTGTACGTAAGGCGGTCTTTCCAGTAGCGGGCCTGGGCACGCGATTTCTACCTGCCACCAAGGCCAGCCCCAAAGAAATGTTACCGGTAGTCGATAAGCCGCTGATCCAGTATGCGGTAGAAGAAGCGATTGCTGCCGGCTGTGATCAGATGATCTTCATCACCGGACGTGGCAAACGCGCCATTGCCGACCACTTCGACGTTTCCTATGAGCTCGAGGTCGAGCTGGAGAAGAAGGGCAAAAACGCACTGCTTGAGCAGGTTCGCGCCATTGTTCCCAGCAATGTCAGCATCATTCACCTGCGTCAGCCCTATCCTCTGGGGCTGGGTCATGCCGTCTCCATGGCGCGTCCAGTGGTGGGGGACGAGCCCTTTGCCGTGCTGTTGGCTGACGATCTCATGCTGGCCGATCAACCGGTGCTGGCACAGATGGTGGAACAGCATGACCGGTACCAGGCTGGCATCCTCGGGGTCGAGGAAATCCCTTATGAACACAGTACCCGCTATGGTGTAGTCGAAGCCCGCGCCTGGGACGAGCAGATCTACCAGGTCAGTCGTATCGTGGAGAAGCCCAAACCGGAGGAGGCGCCATCGAATCTCGGTGTCGTCGGGCGCTATATCTTGCCGGCGCGGATCTTCCACTTTCTCGAAAATACTGCGACCGGGGCGGGCGGTGAGATCCAGCTCACCGATGGCATCGCCAAACTGCTCAGCGAGCGTCAGGTCCTGGCCTATCGCTTCAGCGGCCAGCGCTTCGATTGTGGAGACAAACTGGGATATTTGCAGGCGACGGTGAATTTTGCCCTGTGCCACCCAGAAATTGGCACGGCCTTCGCGCAGTACCTCAGCAGCTACGGCAAAGGGCCGGACGGCGAGGATTGA
- a CDS encoding DUF502 domain-containing protein, which translates to MPKPKLTPQRHWHPRRWFIQGLLISLPIGLTIYVVLMVGGWVDSIFAAPIQAIFGMDIPGLGIVLTLLCIFAVGFLASHVLTAWIFERLNALLERIPVLHSIYSTIQETVELLFGGKERGFRSAVLLRQEGDMGYLVGLITRDHLPELPTIAGEDCVAVFIPMSYGVGGFTCVVPRSKIIPLPDLSPQQALRFAMAGGVGSGRASREKSLNPGHSELG; encoded by the coding sequence ATGCCCAAACCGAAGCTGACCCCGCAGCGGCACTGGCACCCTCGCCGCTGGTTCATTCAGGGTCTGCTCATCTCCTTGCCCATTGGTCTTACCATCTATGTCGTGTTGATGGTTGGCGGCTGGGTGGATAGCATCTTTGCCGCCCCTATTCAGGCCATCTTTGGCATGGACATCCCGGGACTCGGGATTGTCTTGACCTTGCTTTGTATCTTTGCGGTTGGGTTTCTCGCCTCCCATGTGCTTACCGCATGGATCTTTGAGCGCCTGAACGCGCTGCTGGAACGGATTCCCGTCCTGCACAGCATCTACAGCACCATACAGGAAACCGTCGAACTCCTTTTCGGTGGAAAAGAGCGGGGGTTTCGCAGCGCCGTGCTACTGCGTCAGGAAGGCGACATGGGCTATCTGGTGGGCCTGATCACTCGGGATCATCTGCCGGAACTGCCGACAATTGCGGGCGAGGACTGTGTCGCGGTATTCATTCCGATGAGCTATGGCGTTGGTGGGTTTACCTGTGTAGTGCCGCGCAGCAAGATCATTCCGCTGCCTGACCTCAGCCCACAGCAAGCGCTCCGCTTTGCCATGGCGGGGGGGGTTGGCAGCGGTCGCGCGAGCCGCGAAAAATCCCTTAACCCAGGCCACTCAGAGCTCGGGTAA
- a CDS encoding sigma-54-dependent transcriptional regulator, which produces MREEPPLATIYVVDDDPDFLRVLGLWLESEGHQVQSFAHPAALLEQLEISLPDLLITDLRMPEIDGMELLERVRELDPELPVLLLTAHGSIPNAVAAMRANAFGYLAKPFRHEELQELVQAALEQWQSKQESRQLRETLRQQASRSLLYRSRAMAALMDDVARVAATPASIFLSGESGAGKERVARAIHAASLRKDGPFMAINCGAIAADVAESELFGHVKGSFTGAISDHPGLLRSAHGGTLFLDEVADLPLPLQVKLLRVLQEAKVRPVGGREEYPVDLRIISATHQDIHALLAAGQFREDLYYRLHVIPLRVPSLAERPEDILLLAQHFLDREAARLGRDIQGFTSEALDKLLQRAWPGNVRELENAVIQAIALSTTDWISAASIPGTGRAATPPTFAQLQDAKANFERDYLQQLLRSTAGNISRAARIAGRHRTDLYKLMRKHQLRPEDFKGDEESRGIAEGDL; this is translated from the coding sequence ATGAGGGAAGAGCCGCCCTTGGCCACGATCTACGTGGTAGATGATGATCCAGATTTTTTGCGCGTCCTGGGATTATGGCTGGAAAGCGAGGGGCATCAGGTGCAAAGCTTTGCTCACCCAGCAGCCCTTTTGGAGCAGCTTGAAATCAGCCTGCCGGATTTGCTGATTACCGACCTGCGCATGCCAGAGATTGACGGGATGGAACTCCTCGAGCGGGTTCGGGAGCTGGATCCAGAACTACCGGTTTTGCTGCTGACCGCGCACGGTAGCATCCCCAATGCTGTTGCCGCCATGCGCGCCAATGCCTTCGGCTACCTTGCCAAGCCGTTTCGGCATGAGGAATTGCAGGAGCTGGTGCAGGCAGCCCTGGAGCAATGGCAAAGCAAGCAGGAAAGCCGACAGCTGCGGGAAACACTGCGGCAGCAAGCAAGCCGCTCTCTTCTCTATCGAAGTCGCGCCATGGCTGCGCTGATGGACGATGTGGCACGCGTTGCCGCGACCCCAGCCAGTATCTTTCTATCTGGCGAGAGCGGCGCCGGCAAAGAGCGCGTAGCACGCGCCATCCATGCGGCCAGCTTACGCAAGGACGGGCCATTTATGGCGATCAACTGTGGCGCGATTGCCGCCGATGTCGCCGAAAGTGAGCTCTTCGGTCATGTAAAGGGGTCCTTCACCGGGGCGATCTCTGACCACCCCGGTTTGTTACGGAGCGCGCACGGCGGAACCCTCTTTCTCGATGAAGTGGCGGACCTGCCGCTTCCTCTCCAGGTCAAATTGCTGCGGGTGCTGCAGGAGGCCAAGGTACGTCCGGTGGGCGGACGCGAGGAATACCCGGTCGACCTAAGGATCATCAGCGCTACCCATCAGGACATTCACGCCCTCCTCGCGGCAGGGCAATTCCGCGAAGATCTCTACTATCGCTTGCACGTCATTCCCCTTCGGGTACCCAGCCTCGCGGAAAGACCCGAGGATATCCTGCTCCTCGCACAGCATTTCCTCGACCGCGAAGCAGCCCGCCTGGGTCGAGATATTCAGGGTTTTACCTCCGAAGCCCTGGACAAACTGTTGCAACGCGCCTGGCCGGGCAATGTGCGCGAGCTGGAAAATGCCGTTATTCAAGCCATTGCATTAAGCACCACGGACTGGATTTCCGCCGCGAGCATCCCCGGTACCGGACGCGCTGCGACCCCTCCCACTTTCGCACAACTGCAGGATGCGAAGGCCAATTTTGAGCGTGATTATTTGCAACAGTTACTGCGCAGTACGGCTGGCAACATCTCTCGTGCCGCGAGGATTGCCGGGCGTCATCGCACTGATTTGTACAAACTGATGCGCAAACATCAGTTGCGCCCGGAGGACTTCAAGGGGGATGAGGAAAGCCGAGGCATCGCCGAGGGTGATCTTTAG
- a CDS encoding sensor histidine kinase, with protein sequence MSSPFPSAAIDDGNLPRGSLLRRVLWFALLIVIGVTAISIFALHAVHTLQKSSDTLLQVAIPLQRDALQISALQQQAEFYERLAEVLPQQGYREAALHLLQQELSQLNRLQPKLGPYPQIEADVRAVQGQLQALLQASPKPLQPQQGVLDTQLDKLNDDLQQLFQHEAKQVEIARQQATWLMLALVLLSAILAALVSWRVKVSLTRPMLAIRAALDDIAAGKSALVAERGPPELRAMAKSISLMQERLEEEEKSRHVFLSQISHELKTPLASARSGADLLLSERFGTLDQRQKEILEIITRQMQELFLAIQEMLDLHALRARNLDCHIEALDPDALLREFELRFRSYLAQKNQQLEIRCHTQRKVRADPQRLLQIFSNLVTNACKYAPGAGPIQISVEDGTNGVHFSVRDYGKGIPEPLLERVFEEFFQVQEKGYLSKGTGLGLPIARELVEAQGGKIFVRNSNPGLVAEFWLPYGDT encoded by the coding sequence ATGTCTAGCCCCTTCCCATCGGCAGCGATTGACGATGGTAACCTGCCGCGCGGTTCCTTGCTGCGGCGAGTGCTCTGGTTCGCACTCCTCATCGTCATCGGGGTGACGGCAATCAGTATTTTTGCGCTCCACGCGGTACATACCCTGCAGAAAAGTAGTGACACCCTGCTCCAAGTAGCCATTCCGCTACAACGGGATGCGCTGCAGATCAGCGCGTTGCAGCAGCAAGCCGAATTTTATGAACGTTTGGCCGAGGTATTGCCACAACAAGGGTATCGAGAAGCCGCCCTGCATCTGCTGCAGCAGGAGCTCAGTCAGCTCAATCGTCTGCAACCAAAACTGGGACCGTATCCCCAGATCGAGGCCGATGTTCGCGCTGTGCAAGGGCAACTACAGGCACTTCTGCAAGCCAGCCCGAAACCGCTCCAGCCGCAGCAGGGCGTGCTCGATACCCAACTGGACAAGCTGAACGACGACTTACAACAGCTCTTTCAACACGAAGCGAAGCAGGTCGAGATCGCTCGACAACAGGCTACCTGGCTCATGTTGGCCTTGGTCTTACTGAGCGCAATCCTTGCCGCACTGGTAAGCTGGCGCGTAAAGGTCAGTCTCACCCGTCCCATGCTGGCCATACGCGCGGCCTTGGACGACATCGCTGCCGGGAAAAGCGCCTTGGTTGCCGAAAGGGGACCACCAGAATTGCGCGCCATGGCGAAGAGCATTTCCCTGATGCAGGAGCGCCTGGAGGAAGAGGAAAAATCACGTCACGTCTTTCTCAGTCAGATTTCCCATGAGCTAAAGACCCCACTGGCCTCCGCCCGTTCCGGCGCAGATCTGCTCCTCAGTGAACGATTTGGAACGCTGGATCAGCGCCAAAAGGAAATCCTCGAAATCATTACCCGGCAAATGCAGGAGCTGTTCCTCGCCATTCAGGAAATGCTCGATCTGCATGCCTTGCGTGCACGCAACCTCGATTGTCATATAGAGGCGCTTGATCCCGATGCCTTGTTACGAGAATTTGAACTACGCTTTCGCAGTTACCTGGCGCAGAAAAACCAGCAGCTCGAGATCCGCTGCCACACGCAGCGAAAAGTACGGGCCGACCCGCAGCGCCTCCTCCAGATTTTCAGCAATCTGGTTACCAATGCCTGCAAGTATGCGCCAGGAGCAGGGCCCATTCAGATTTCTGTCGAGGATGGCACAAACGGCGTACACTTTTCCGTGCGCGACTATGGCAAGGGGATTCCCGAGCCATTGCTGGAAAGGGTATTCGAGGAATTTTTTCAGGTGCAGGAAAAGGGCTACCTGAGCAAGGGTACGGGCCTGGGCCTGCCCATCGCACGCGAACTGGTCGAGGCGCAAGGGGGCAAAATTTTTGTACGCAACAGCAACCCTGGCCTAGTGGCAGAATTCTGGCTGCCTTATGGTGATACCTGA
- the recN gene encoding DNA repair protein RecN: protein MLLDLQIRDFALIRQLDIAFHEGLTVLTGETGAGKSILIDAISLLMGDKGTPQMVRHGAEQAEIIGIFAGTVQTEQWLNKQGFEMEEQIIVRRLLPLQGRSRLFLNGRAISSQQARELGTLLLDILGQHAHLQLLKPERQLALLDRFANSGEQLAVVGQHWRAWREARQDWEQRRSAQADHAAQREWREFLHQELQRVALRPGEWEELQEEERRLAAVEQIRAGVDTALVALDEEGGALLRLGEAQRGVGQAAQKDPQLTNSMELLQAAEIQMSEAIEELRNYLHHLEAEPERLAQVARRLQELQDLQRKHRTDMDGLLALQAQLAAEFGSDRGAGDPLAAAAELLRHCLAQYQQQAEILSRARQDAAPRLAAAVQEQVRALGMQHAIVELRLRTQAEERHWSSSGWDHLEIWISVNPGHPAQPLTMVASGGELARISLALQVLLKLDEVETLIFDEVDVGVGGAVAERIGKLLRQLGKTHQVLCVTHLPQVAAQGHQHLHVEKIVRDGQTESQLRLLPPDERTNEIARMLGGSEIDARLRSAARKLLDDAAHSSGSAASTQKR, encoded by the coding sequence ATGTTACTAGACCTACAGATACGGGACTTTGCGCTGATTCGTCAGCTCGACATTGCGTTTCATGAAGGGCTCACCGTGCTTACCGGAGAAACCGGTGCGGGGAAATCCATCCTCATCGATGCGATTTCCTTGCTCATGGGGGATAAGGGCACGCCACAGATGGTGCGGCATGGTGCCGAGCAGGCAGAAATCATAGGCATCTTTGCAGGGACGGTTCAAACAGAGCAGTGGCTGAACAAACAAGGTTTCGAGATGGAGGAGCAGATCATTGTTCGTCGCCTTCTCCCACTCCAGGGGCGCAGTCGCCTCTTCCTGAATGGTCGCGCCATCAGCAGTCAGCAGGCGCGCGAGCTGGGCACGCTATTACTCGACATCCTTGGCCAGCATGCCCACCTGCAGTTGCTCAAACCCGAGCGGCAGCTCGCCCTTCTCGACCGCTTTGCCAACAGTGGAGAACAGCTTGCTGTCGTAGGGCAGCATTGGCGTGCTTGGCGGGAGGCACGGCAGGATTGGGAGCAGCGCCGTAGTGCACAAGCCGACCACGCCGCGCAGCGCGAGTGGCGGGAATTTCTCCACCAGGAATTGCAACGTGTCGCTCTGCGTCCGGGAGAATGGGAAGAACTGCAAGAGGAAGAGCGTCGCCTTGCGGCGGTTGAACAGATTCGTGCGGGGGTGGACACCGCCCTCGTAGCTTTGGATGAAGAAGGCGGTGCTTTGCTGCGTCTGGGGGAGGCACAGCGAGGCGTTGGCCAAGCAGCACAGAAGGATCCTCAGCTAACGAACAGCATGGAGCTCCTCCAAGCCGCGGAAATCCAGATGAGCGAGGCGATCGAAGAACTACGCAACTATCTGCACCATTTGGAGGCAGAACCAGAACGCCTTGCGCAAGTCGCGCGCCGTCTGCAGGAACTACAGGATCTGCAACGCAAACATCGCACCGACATGGACGGCCTCCTCGCCTTGCAGGCGCAACTGGCAGCAGAATTTGGCTCGGACCGTGGCGCCGGAGATCCCCTGGCCGCCGCCGCTGAACTCCTGCGTCATTGTCTGGCGCAATATCAGCAGCAGGCCGAAATCCTTAGTAGGGCACGCCAAGACGCAGCTCCGCGATTGGCTGCAGCCGTGCAGGAACAGGTACGCGCCCTGGGTATGCAACATGCAATCGTCGAACTACGCCTGCGTACCCAGGCGGAGGAAAGGCACTGGTCAAGCAGCGGATGGGATCACCTGGAAATCTGGATCTCCGTGAATCCAGGGCATCCGGCGCAGCCTTTGACCATGGTGGCCTCCGGCGGTGAACTGGCGCGCATCAGCCTCGCCCTGCAAGTGTTGCTCAAGCTCGATGAGGTCGAGACCTTGATCTTTGACGAGGTCGATGTGGGCGTCGGCGGTGCGGTAGCCGAGCGCATCGGCAAGCTCTTGCGCCAATTGGGCAAAACCCATCAGGTCTTGTGCGTAACCCACTTGCCCCAGGTCGCGGCGCAAGGACACCAGCATCTGCATGTGGAAAAAATCGTGCGTGATGGGCAGACCGAAAGCCAACTACGCCTCCTACCCCCAGACGAGCGGACGAACGAGATTGCCCGCATGTTGGGAGGAAGCGAAATCGATGCCCGGCTGCGTAGCGCGGCACGCAAGCTCCTCGACGATGCCGCCCACAGCTCAGGCAGCGCGGCGAGCACGCAGAAGCGCTAA